One Eubalaena glacialis isolate mEubGla1 chromosome 11, mEubGla1.1.hap2.+ XY, whole genome shotgun sequence DNA segment encodes these proteins:
- the SMIM41 gene encoding small integral membrane protein 41 — MNGSQADVTARAAWLSSCCNQSGVLPEPPEGPRAVQAAVLGVLSLLVLCGLLFLGAGLLLRTQGLTALLARELRASREGEPGGASGGEDDS, encoded by the coding sequence ATGAACGGCTCGCAGGCGGACGTCACAGCCCGGGCCGCCTGGCTGAGCTCCTGTTGCAACCAGTCGGGGGTGCTGCCGGAGCCCCCCGAGGGGCCGCGCGCCGTGCAGGCGGCGGTGCTGGGCGTGCTGTCGCTGCTCGTGCTCTGCGGGCTCCTGTTCCTGGGCGCCGGCCTCCTGCTCCGCACCCAGGGTCTGACGGCGCTGCTGGCCCGAGAGCTGCGCGCGTCCCGGGAGGGAGAGCCCGGCGGCGCCAGCGGAGGCGAGGATGACTCCTAG